The following proteins are co-located in the Oceanimonas sp. GK1 genome:
- the rpsH gene encoding 30S ribosomal protein S8, with the protein MSMQDPIADMLTRIRNGQAANKVAVSMPSSKVKVAIAKVLKEEGYITDYAVSGDTKAELEVTLKYFQDAPVVELLQRVSRPGLRIYKKRDELPKVMAGMGVAIVSTSQGVMTDRAARKAGMGGEIICYVA; encoded by the coding sequence ATGAGCATGCAAGATCCGATCGCGGATATGCTGACCCGCATCCGCAACGGTCAGGCAGCCAACAAAGTTGCTGTCTCCATGCCTTCCTCCAAGGTCAAGGTAGCGATTGCCAAGGTCCTGAAAGAAGAAGGTTATATCACTGACTACGCTGTATCCGGTGACACCAAGGCCGAACTGGAAGTTACTCTGAAGTATTTCCAGGACGCCCCCGTGGTTGAACTGCTGCAGCGTGTAAGCCGCCCCGGTCTGCGCATCTACAAGAAGCGCGACGAGCTGCCGAAAGTAATGGCCGGCATGGGTGTGGCCATCGTTTCCACGTCTCAAGGTGTGATGACCGACCGTGCCGCGCGTAAAGCCGGTATGGGTGGTGAGATCATCTGCTACGTTGCTTAA
- the rpsN gene encoding 30S ribosomal protein S14, translating to MAKQSMKAREVKRAKLAAKYAVKRQALKDIISDVKTSDEDRWDAVLKLQQLPRDASPSRQRNRCNITGRPHGFLRKFGLSRIKVRELMMKGEIPGLKKASW from the coding sequence ATGGCAAAACAATCAATGAAAGCTCGCGAAGTCAAGCGCGCAAAGCTGGCTGCCAAATACGCAGTCAAGCGTCAGGCACTGAAAGACATCATTTCCGACGTTAAGACTTCTGATGAAGACCGTTGGGATGCGGTGCTCAAGCTGCAGCAACTGCCCCGTGACGCAAGCCCCTCTCGTCAGCGTAACCGCTGCAACATCACTGGTCGTCCGCATGGTTTCCTGCGGAAGTTCGGCCTGAGCCGCATCAAGGTGCGCGAACTGATGATGAAGGGTGAAATTCCGGGCCTGAAGAAGGCTTCTTGGTAA
- the rplE gene encoding 50S ribosomal protein L5, with protein sequence MAKLHDYYNENVVKELMSQFGYKSIMQVPRIEKITLNMGVGEALADKKILDNAAADLAAISGQKPLVTKARKSVAGFKIREGYPIGCKVTLRGERMWEFLERLICISIPRIRDFRGLNPKSFDGRGNYSMGVREQIIFPEIDYDKVDRVRGLDITITTTAQSDEEGRALLAAFDFPFRK encoded by the coding sequence ATGGCGAAACTGCATGATTACTACAACGAAAATGTAGTAAAAGAACTGATGAGCCAGTTCGGGTACAAGTCTATCATGCAAGTCCCTCGGATTGAGAAAATCACCCTGAACATGGGTGTGGGTGAAGCGCTGGCTGATAAAAAGATCCTGGATAATGCTGCTGCCGATCTGGCTGCCATTTCCGGTCAAAAGCCGCTGGTCACCAAAGCTCGTAAATCCGTTGCTGGCTTCAAAATCCGTGAAGGCTACCCCATTGGTTGTAAAGTAACTCTGCGCGGCGAGCGTATGTGGGAGTTCCTGGAGCGTCTGATTTGCATCTCTATTCCCCGGATTCGTGACTTCCGTGGCCTGAACCCTAAGTCGTTCGATGGTCGTGGTAACTACTCCATGGGCGTGCGTGAGCAAATCATTTTCCCTGAAATCGATTATGACAAGGTAGATCGTGTACGTGGTCTGGATATCACCATCACTACCACTGCCCAGTCAGACGAAGAAGGTCGTGCTCTGCTGGCTGCCTTTGACTTCCCATTCCGTAAGTAA
- the rplX gene encoding 50S ribosomal protein L24, whose amino-acid sequence MAAKIRRDDEVIILTGKDKGKRGTVTKVLTEEGKVIVSGINMVKKHQKPVPQLGQAGGIIDLEAPIDVSNVALFNSASGKADRVGFRIEDGKKVRFFKSTGELVK is encoded by the coding sequence ATGGCAGCAAAAATCCGTCGCGATGACGAAGTCATCATTCTTACCGGCAAGGACAAGGGCAAGCGTGGCACTGTCACCAAGGTCCTGACCGAGGAAGGTAAGGTAATCGTCTCTGGTATCAACATGGTCAAGAAGCACCAGAAGCCCGTGCCCCAACTGGGTCAGGCTGGCGGTATTATCGACCTGGAAGCACCGATTGACGTTTCTAACGTAGCGCTGTTCAACTCTGCCTCTGGCAAGGCTGACCGCGTAGGTTTCCGGATTGAAGACGGCAAGAAAGTCCGTTTCTTCAAATCCACCGGCGAACTTGTGAAGTAA
- the rplN gene encoding 50S ribosomal protein L14: MIQMQSMLDVADNSGARSVMCIKVLGGSHRRYAGIGDIIKVTVKEAIPRGKVKKGDVMNAVVVRTRKGVRRPDGSVIRFDRNAAVILNNNHQPIGTRIFGPVTRELRSEKFMKIVSLAPEVL; this comes from the coding sequence ATGATCCAAATGCAAAGTATGCTGGACGTGGCCGACAACTCCGGCGCGCGCAGCGTAATGTGTATTAAGGTCCTGGGTGGTTCGCACCGCCGTTACGCCGGCATCGGCGACATCATCAAAGTTACCGTCAAGGAAGCAATTCCGCGCGGTAAGGTTAAAAAAGGTGATGTAATGAACGCGGTGGTCGTTCGCACCCGTAAAGGCGTTCGTCGTCCGGACGGCTCTGTCATCCGTTTCGACCGTAATGCGGCCGTGATTCTTAACAACAATCACCAGCCGATCGGTACTCGTATTTTTGGCCCGGTGACTCGTGAGCTTCGTTCTGAGAAGTTCATGAAGATTGTTTCACTGGCACCGGAAGTACTGTAA
- the rpsQ gene encoding 30S ribosomal protein S17, with product MSEQNIRTLQGRVVSDKMDKSITVAINRFVKHPIYGKYIKRTTKLHVHDENNECKAGDVVTIRECRPLSKTKSWTLVKIIERPVKA from the coding sequence ATGAGCGAACAAAACATTCGTACTCTGCAGGGCCGTGTAGTCAGCGACAAGATGGACAAGTCCATCACTGTGGCTATCAACCGCTTCGTGAAACACCCGATCTACGGGAAGTACATCAAGCGTACTACCAAACTGCACGTTCATGACGAGAACAACGAGTGCAAGGCCGGCGACGTCGTGACCATTCGCGAATGCCGTCCTCTGTCCAAGACCAAGTCCTGGACCCTGGTAAAAATCATTGAGCGTCCGGTCAAGGCCTAA
- the rpmC gene encoding 50S ribosomal protein L29, whose product MKAQDLREKSVEELNQELLGLLREQFNLRMQASTGQLAQTHNLKTVRRDIARVKTVLNEKAGA is encoded by the coding sequence ATGAAAGCACAAGATCTGCGTGAGAAGAGTGTTGAAGAGCTGAACCAGGAACTGCTGGGTCTGCTGCGCGAACAGTTCAACCTGCGCATGCAAGCGAGCACTGGCCAGCTGGCTCAGACTCACAACCTCAAAACGGTACGTCGCGACATCGCGCGTGTGAAGACTGTTCTGAATGAAAAGGCAGGTGCCTAA
- the rplP gene encoding 50S ribosomal protein L16 encodes MLQPKRTKFRKVHKGRNRGVATSGNQVSFGSFGLKATTRGRITARQIEAARRAMTRHVKRQGKIWIRIFPDKPITEKPLEVRMGKGKGNVEYWVAQIQPGRVLYEMDGVPEALAREAFALAAAKLPVRTTFVTRTVM; translated from the coding sequence ATGTTGCAACCAAAACGTACGAAATTCCGTAAAGTCCACAAAGGCCGTAACCGCGGTGTGGCGACCTCAGGCAACCAGGTATCCTTTGGTTCCTTTGGTCTGAAAGCGACCACTCGTGGACGTATCACTGCTCGTCAGATCGAAGCAGCGCGTCGTGCCATGACTCGTCACGTCAAGCGTCAAGGCAAGATCTGGATCCGTATCTTCCCGGACAAGCCGATTACCGAAAAGCCCCTGGAAGTACGTATGGGTAAAGGTAAGGGTAACGTGGAGTACTGGGTAGCACAGATCCAGCCGGGTCGTGTTCTGTACGAAATGGATGGTGTACCGGAAGCGCTGGCTCGCGAAGCCTTCGCCCTGGCTGCTGCCAAACTGCCCGTTAGAACCACTTTTGTAACTCGGACGGTGATGTGA